Genomic segment of Gemmatimonadota bacterium:
CGGCTTCCTGTCCCGCCGGATCCCGGCCTGCTACGTGCGCTTCGGGGCCCGCATGGGTGAGGACACGTACATTCCGCTGCACAGCCCCAAATTCGACATCGATGAGGACGCCCTCTGGTTCGGTAGCGCGTTCCTCGATCGCGTGGCCCGCGTCGCGATCGATCGGCATGCGTAGCGAAAGGCCGACGATGACGGCCGACGCGGGTCGCTCCGAGCGGGGGGCGGGCGTCCATCCGATCGTGGGCCACCTGCGACCCGACATCGGCCCAGCGGACCGTCAGCGCGTCGACCGTCTCGCTAATCGGATCGTCGCGGCGGATCCGGCCATTTCGGCCAACGACGTGTTCGGCCCGAACGTCGAGGCGGGACTGTCTCCGGGGCCGACGCTCCACATCCACGGCCTGAGGCAGCGTTACTCGAGCGGCCTGGCCTACGCTCGCGAGCACCGAGCGTTCCTCCTCGCGCGGGATGGGGATGTCGTCGCGATGAGCCACCGTCCGGTCGAGGCCTTCCGGGACCACTGCCGTGAAGACCTCGGGCTCGGCGCACCGACGATCCTCGTGCCCGAGTCATCGCGTAGATCCAAGCATCTCGCGCTGCGCTGCCGCGCCGACAACGGAGCCGTCGGCCGGCTGAGCGAGCTGGCGCGGTCGGCCGGACACCTGAACGTGGCGCCCTACGAAGCGTCGGGGAGCGTCTGGGCGTTTGCTGAGCTGATCGCCCGGACCTCGGGGGTCGCCGTCCACGTGGCCGGGCCGCCTCCTAGGCTGTCCCGGCGGGTGAACGACAAGGTCTGGTTCTCCGAGCAGGTGATCGAACTGCTCGGAAGAGAAGCTATTCCGCCGACGACATCGGCGCGGAGTTGGGCGATGTTGGCCGACCGGGTGCGCCGGTGCGCCAGGGAGAACGGCTCCGTCGGGATCAAGCTTCCCAGCGCGTCCGGAGCCATGGGCAACTTGGTCATCGACTCCGATCTGATCCTGGGTCAGCCGACGCTGCAGGGGGTGGTGCAGGAGTTGCGCCGGCTGCTCCGCCACCTCGGGTGGGAGAACCCCTTCCCGATCCTGGTCTCGGTCTGGGAGGCTCCGGTCGCGGCCACGCCTTCCGTCCAGCTCTGGATCCCGCTCGAGGGAGACGGAGACCCGATCATCGAGGGAGTGTTCGACCAGCGCGTCGGTACCAAGGCAGGAAAGTTCGTGGGCTGCTCGCCGACAGCGATGCCCAGGTACCACAGGGAGTGGCTGGCGTACGAAGCTACCCTGCTGGGGCTCCTGTTCCAGCGGCTGGGATACTTCGGCCGCTGCAGCTTCGACTCGATACTCGTCGGCGACGACATCGCGAACGCCGAGTTGCACTGGATCGAGTGCAACGGCCGCTGGGGGGGTACGTCGATCCCGATGACGCTGGCCAATCGCCTGGCCGGCGACTGGATCACACGCCCCTTCGTAGCAACGGGCAACGTGCTGGGGGGATCGACCGCCACGCTCGCTCAGGTCCGCGAGGCGGCGGCCGACCTGATCTTCGATCCTGCCCGCGGGACGGGCCTGATCTTCCTTTCGCCCACCGCGGCCGAGACCGGAACCGGTCTCGACATTATGATGATGGGCGAATCGGTGGAGGAAGCCGACCGGGCGGCGTCCGAGGCCATCGATTTCCTCTCGTCGGTGGGCGACGAGCACCGCTCCGGACGCGATCCGTCGAGCGTCGCTCAGCCCCGTAGTGTCAGCCCCATGCCGTCGTAGGCGAAGCCGGCCTCCACTCCCCTCTCCCGACCCCATGCGCGGAGGCGTGCTCCGAGAACGCGCTCGTCTCCCTCGACGATCTCGGTACCGCAGTGGGTGATGATGGCTCTGGGGACGCCTTCCTTCTGGCACCAGCCGAGCTGCGTACGGACTGGAGCGTGGCCGATCAGACGATCCCCGCGCCTGCGCACGAAGCTGCGCGCCATGGTCGCCCCGTCGCCGACGTAGAGGCTGCACCCGCGCAGTGCGCCCGCGCGCTCGATTATGAAGACCAGGTCGGGGGCGTAGAAGATCGTCACGGCTCCCGCCGAGATCCGGTAACCGACCGCCGGCGCCCGTATGGAGTGCTCGACGGGGAAAGCCTCGAAGGTGATTCCGGGCACGACCTCCGCCGGTTCCCTGGCCGCGAGAAGGCGTCGGTCGCCCTCGGGAATGGGATAGGCACTCATGATTTCCCACCCATCCTCGGTGGCCCAGACCGGGCAAGGGGCGCCGTCCTTCAGGCCGAAAGCGTGGTCCGGGTGGCCATGCGTGACCACTATCGCCCGCGGAGCCACCGGCCCCAGCTTGCCCCGCCAGTCCTCGCCCGCGTCGATCATCACCCGGCGCCCGCGGTAGGAGACCTCCAGCGACGTGTGCATGCGGTGACGCCGCGTGCGCGCTTCGATTTCGCCCCGGGTGCCCAGGAAGACGAGTCTCACGCAGACCCCGTC
This window contains:
- a CDS encoding MBL fold metallo-hydrolase, producing MRLVFLGTRGEIEARTRRHRMHTSLEVSYRGRRVMIDAGEDWRGKLGPVAPRAIVVTHGHPDHAFGLKDGAPCPVWATEDGWEIMSAYPIPEGDRRLLAAREPAEVVPGITFEAFPVEHSIRAPAVGYRISAGAVTIFYAPDLVFIIERAGALRGCSLYVGDGATMARSFVRRRGDRLIGHAPVRTQLGWCQKEGVPRAIITHCGTEIVEGDERVLGARLRAWGRERGVEAGFAYDGMGLTLRG